In Kwoniella pini CBS 10737 chromosome 2, complete sequence, a single genomic region encodes these proteins:
- a CDS encoding histone H3, producing MARTKQTARKSTGGKAPRKQLATKAARKQAPSQVSGGVKKPHRYRPGTVALREIRRYQKSTELLIRKLPFQRLVREIAQDFKTDLRFQSSAIGALQEASEAYLVSLFEDTNLAAIHAKRVTIQPKDLQLARRLRGERS from the exons ATGG CTCGAACTAAA CAAACAGCTAGAAAGTCCACCGGTGGTAAAGCCCCAAGAAAACAAC TCGCCACCAAGGCCGCTAGAAAGCAAGCCCCATCTCAAGTTTCTGGAGGTGTCAAGAAGCCCCACAGATACAGACCTGGTACAGTCGCTTTGAGAGAAATCAGAAGATACCAAAA ATCTACCGAACTCTTGATCAGAAAACTTCCCTTCCAAAGACTTGTTAGGGAGATTGCTCAAGATTTCAAGACTGATC TCCGATTCCAATCGTCTGCCATCGGTGCTCTTCAAGAAGCTTCTGAAGCTTACCTCGTCTCTCTCTTCGAGGACA CTAACTTGGCCGCTATCCACGCTAAGCGAGTTACAATCCAACCTAAGGATCTTCAACTCGCTCGAAGACTTCGAGGAGAAAGATCTTAA
- a CDS encoding serine/threonine-protein phosphatase 2B catalytic subunit A1, with amino-acid sequence MTSPATQTANAIAAITNRSNIVIPEIDFTQHQLENGDVVSTTERVVKDVQAPAMYLPTEEQFFSKTDKSKPDIAFLKNHFYREGRLTEEQALYILEKGGEILRNEPNLLEIDAPITVCGDIHGQYYDLMKLFEVGGNPAETRYLFLGDYVDRGYFSIECVLYLWSLKMWYPDTLFLLRGNHECRHLTDYFTFKLECKHKYSETVYNACMESFCNLPLAAVMNKQFLCIHGGLSPELHTLDDLRAINRFREPPTSGLMCDILWADPLEDFGSEKTNDTFIHNHVRGCSYFFTYNAACQFLERNNLLSIIRAHEAQDAGYRMYRKTKTTGFPSVMTIFSAPNYLDVYSNKAAVLKYESNVMNIRQFNCTPHPYWLPNFMDVFTWSLPFVGEKITDMLIAILNCCTKEELEEEEEETPMAITPETPAEADVTAERRQIIKNKILAVGRMSRVFALLREESERVSELKSISGSNTLPAGMLASGAEGIKEAIQGFEDARKSDIENERLPPDIIDPDEENPASPSGTTPHTPDESASPKLESPLAQFGSAIGSTPSPMSPQSPSTPGTPSSPGGGGGGMTWRRGHSRQTSLGTTKTSPSNRRRSLENTMHLIRDVVDGKDANGDGQLERLAEVISSPTSKGRD; translated from the exons ATGACCTCTCCAGCGACTCAAACTGCCAATGCTATCGCTGCGATAACCAATCGTTCGAATATTGTTATACCAGAAATAGATTTCACTCAACATCAATTAGAGAATGGGGATGTTGTCAGTACAACTGAAAGAGTGGTCAAAGAT GTACAAGCACCAGCGATGTATCTACCTACGGAAGAACAATTTTTCTCGAAAACAGATAAGAGCAAACCTGATATCGCATTCTTGAAGAACCATTTCTATAGAGAAGGGAGATTGACTGAAGAACAAGCTCTATACATTCTTGAAAA GGGAGGAGAAATATTGAGAAATGAGCCTAATTTACTGGAAATTGACGCACCAATTACTG TCTGCGGTGATATTCATGGTCAATAT TACGACTTGATGAAGTTATTCGAAGTAGGAGGAAATCCCGCTGAAACACGTTATCTGTTCTTGGGAGATTATGTCGATCGAGGATACTTTTCAATCGAG TGTGTGCTTTACTTGTGGTCTTTGAAAATGTGGTATCCCGACACCCTTTTCTTGTTGAGGGGTAATCACGAATGTCGACATTTGACAGATTACTTTACTTTCAAACTGGAAT GCAAACACAAATACTCGGAAACAGTTTACAATGCATGTATGGAAAGTTTCTGTAATCTCCCATTGGCAGCTGTAATGAACAAGCAGTTCTTGTGTATTCACGGTGGACTATCGCCTGAATTACATACTCTTGATGATTTGCGAGCT ATTAACCGATTCAGAGAGCCTCCGACATCCGGATTGATGTGTGATATACTCTGGGCGGACCCTTTGGAGGACTTCGGATCGGAAAAGACAAATGATACATTCATACATAATCATGTCAGGGGTTGTAGTTATTTCTTCAC GTATAACGCTGCGTGTCAGTTCTTAGAGAGAAATAACTTGTTGTCAATCATTAGAGCGCATGAAGCTCAGGACGCTGG TTATCGAATGTATCGAAAGACGAAAACGACCGGTTTCCCTTCAGTCATGACCATTTTCTCAGCCCCTAATTACTTAGATGTATACTCGAACAAAGCCGCTGTTTTAAAATATGAGTCGAATGTGATGAA CATCCGTCAATTCAACTGTACACCTCATCCATATTGGTTACCGAACTTCATGGATGTATTCACCTGGAGTTTGCCATTCGTGGGAGAGAAGA TCACTGATATGCTTATCGCTATCCTGAATTGTTGTACCAAGGAGGAgttggaggaagaagaggaggaaaCTCCCATGGCCATTACTCCAGAGACACCGgctgaag CTGACGTCACAGCGGAAAGGAGACAGATcatcaagaacaagataTTGGCTGTTGGAAGAATGTCTCGAGTATTCGCCTTGTTACG GGAGGAATCTGAAAGAGTGTCGGAGCTCAAATCTATCTCTGGGTCTAACACGCTGCCCGCAGGTATGCTCGCATCCGGAGCTGAGGGTATTAAGGAGGCTATTCAAGGATTCGAAGATGC TCGAAAGAGTGATATTGAGAATGAGAGATTACCACCCGATATAATTGATCcggatgaagaaaatccagcttcaccttcagGCACAACACCTCATACACCTGATGAATCAGCTTCTCCGAAATTAGAATCTCCACTCGCTCAATTCGGTTCAGCTATAGGTAGTACACCTTCACCTATGTCACCTCAATCTCCAAGTACACCTGGTacaccatcttcacctggaggaggaggaggaggtatgACATGGAGAAGAGGACATTCAAGACAAACTTCACTTGGTACTACCAAAACATCACCCTcaaatagaagaagatcacTTGAAAATACTATGCACTTAATTAGAGATGTTGTAGATGGTAAAGATGCTAATGGAGATGGACAATTAGAAAGATTAGCTGAAGTTATATCTAGTCCTACTTCTAAAGGTCGAGATtaa
- a CDS encoding phosphatidylserine decarboxylase, with translation MSPNIEAALAISNDNPSSDTSSKGQPRLKRLASKPLKMAASTFRSSRAPSPGPSDTASTLVNFDTGLPDRSKSSRFSRRKSRHAKIQTSGIGMTPAQIASAARGPRKPLEGEEPAAYLRVRVVSAKGLVAKDRGGTSDPFLTLLMPPTSRFSTKVIKKSLDPTFPAETSTFDFPIYLSLTGVIGGRGIECVLWDKDLMRKEYMGELAIPVEKWFNEGDIHLWHENIPLLTQKLLSTRRKHTVTGSVSFQIGFISPKESSDPEDALKRVRRVYGSLVEQASIGRHSNGVLGVPAHKGIGTVKMRQEPVKPSNLARPTSVVASAMSGIVSSMRGGHKTVPVEGQAAPELEDVDEGEDDEESLSDDGMSSSSSDDEFEDALDEEESETPMGLNESPSIVESAIVGVSQQTAGLPSQRTKRDSSGLLAPASIKTPKAGNQGDYFAPSMEKNTSGESTISTPGATTPGGTKTRRPLFKRGKSRTGSSTQSQLQSVEKKKSKRAFNFDANQGKEVLGIVILEIKAAEDLPKLKNALKFSFDMDPFVVISFGQKVFRTRVIRHSLNPTWDEKLLFHVRRHEHSYTMQFAVLDWDKVSGNDMVGTCTLPLSELIADAPKPDPETGLYDKNVDGKHEMKEFTLNLNTEKDMSWEARHSPRLTVRAKYEPYDALRQRFWRQYITQYDADDSGRMSYTELTAMLDSLGSTLTRRTIEGYFESCGKSAEKDELTMEEVIHCLEKEVTKSRSEKEKVSKDDFATSNGLGGATPAVSARPAQEGLDVTGPQGNIRQSAGVDPDELAEHIERSRPKNQDGAAGDGDQTAGNIQPISERDVPAVKVERTASVDGSTVPLNFNGNENEDDGGNLTPGSVTYSETEELDNDTDSPPEDDRERIINIKTCPLCHRPRLGKKSEQDIVTHLAVCASADWSRVDRIVTANYVTSSQAQRKFLSKIVNKVAIGSYALGANSANILVQDRRTGQLQEEKMAVYVRLGIRVLYKGAKGQMHSARARKLLKSLSVKQGLKYDSPSSAVDIPGFIAFHNLDIEEILDPLDSFKNFNEFFYRKLKPGARPVEEPSNEGRLVSCADCRMMAFETVNEATSIWIKGREFTVDRLLGPNYKDVASRYEGGGLAIFRLAPQDYHRFHSPVKGKIGKMTLIDGEYYTVNPQAIRTSLDVYGENIRKVVPIQSEEFGLVMTVWIGAMMVGSILTTVKEGQEVDRAEELGYFAFGGSTIVCLFEKGSMKFDKDLLQNGRASIETLVRMGSGIGRSAKKIHNGSVSGVPSGDVSGIATPAEKA, from the exons ATGTCACCTAATATAGAAGCAGCTCTTGCtatatcaaatgataacCCTTCTTCCGatacatcttcaaaaggCCAACCAAGATTAAAAAGATTAGCTTCAAAACCACTCAAAATGGCTGCGTCAACATTTAGATCTTCTAGAGCTCCTTCACCTGGTCCATCGGATACAGCTAGTACACTTGTTAACTTTGATACAGGTTTACCAGATAGATCGAAATCAAGTAGATTCAGTAGAAGGAAATCTAGACATGCGAAAATTCAAACTTCTGGAATAGGTATGACACCCGCTCAGATCGCTTCTGCTGCTAGAGGACCTAGAAAACCtcttgaaggtgaagaaccTGCTGCATATCTTAGAGTTAGAGTTGTTAGTGCAAAAGGATTAGTAGCGAAAGATAGAGGAGGTACTTCTGACCC CTTCCTGACTCTCCTCATGCCCCCGACTTCGCGATTTTCAACCAAAGTAATCAAGAAGAGTCTAGATCCAACTTTTCCTGCTGAGACAAGCACTTTCGATTTTCCTATTTATCTGAGTCTAACAGGTGTCATTGGTGGGAGAGGTATTGAGTGTGTTCTATGGGACAAA GATTTAATGCGCAAAGAGTATATGGGCGAATTGGCTATACCAGTTGAAAAGTGGTTCAACGAAGGAGATATTCACCTTTGGCACGAAAACATTCCT CTTTTGACCCAAAAACTTCTATCTACGCGCCGAAAACACACTGTCACGGGCTCAGTCTCCTTTCAGATCGGCTTCATCTCGCCAAAAGAGTCGAGTGACCCCGAAGATGCTCTTAAAAGAGTCCGAAGAGTTTATGGCTCCCTTGTTGAGCAAGCTAGTATCGGACGACATTCCAATGGAGTTCTTGGTGTGCCAGCC CACAAAGGTATTGGTACCGTCAAAATGCGACAGGAGCCGGTGAAACCCTCCAACCTAGCTAGGCCTACCTCAGTAGTAGCGTCCGCTATGTCCGGTATCGTATCATCGATGAGAGGTGGACACAAGACAGTACCTGTAGAAGGACAAGCTGCGCCTGAGCTGGAAGATGTTGACGAAGGcgaagacgatgaagaatcGCTCTCCGACGATGGCATGTCAAGCTCATCTTCAGACGATGAGTTTGAAGATGCCTTAGACGAGGAGGAAAGCGAAACTCCTATGGGACTTAACGAGTCGCCTTCCATAGTTGAAAGCGCTATCGTGGGAGTGAGTCAGCAAACAGCTGGTTTACCAAGTCAAAGAACCAAAAGGGATAGTTCGGGATTGTTGGCTCCAGCTTCGATTAAAACTCCCAAAGCTGGAAATCAAGGTGACTATTTTGCCCCATCGATGGAGAAGAATACTTCAGGCGAGTCTACAATCAGTACACCTGGAGCGACTACGCCCGGCGGGACGAAAACGCGAAGACCTCTTTTCAAGCGCGGAAAATCCAGGACAGGCTCATCAACGCAAAGTCAATTACAGTCCgttgaaaagaaaaagtcTAAGAGGGCATTCAACTTTGATGCGAATCAAGGAAAGGAAGTTTTAGGCATAGTCATTCTTGAAATCAAAGCTGCTGAGGATTTAccaaaattgaagaatg CCTTGAAATTCTCTTTCGATATGGATCCTTTCGTTGTCATTTCTTTTGGACAGAAAGTGTTCCGAACGAGAGTCATCAGACATTCCCTCAATCCTACATGGGACGAGAAATTGCTTTTCCACGTCAGAAGACATGAGCATTCTTATACTATGCAATTTGCTGTACTTGATTGGGACAAA GTGTCCGGAAACGACATGGTCGGCACATGTACACTGCCATTGAGTGAACTTATTGCAGATGCCCCTAAACCTGATCCCGAAACTGGTTTGTACGATAAGAATGTTGATGGTAAACACGAAATGAAGGAATTTACC CTCAACTTGAACACCGAGAAAGATATGTCCTGGGAAGCCAGACATTCGCCAAGGCTCACCGTCCGTGCCAAGTACGAGCCCTACGACGCCTTGCGTCAGAGATTCTGGCGGCAATACATCACACAATACGATGCAGACGATTCCGGTCGTATGTCTTACACCGAACTCACGGCTATGTTGGACTCCCTTGGTTCGACCTTGACTAGACGGACTATTGAGGGTTACTTCGAGAGCTGCGGCAAATCAGCCGAAAAGGATGAATTGACTATGGAAGAAGTAATTCACTGtcttgaaaaagaagttaccaaatcaagatctgagaaagagaaagtgTCGAAAGATGATTTCGCTACTTCTAACGGATTAGGCGGGGCTACACCTGCTGTCTCTGCTCGACCCGCTCAAGAGGGCTTAGATGTCACCGGACCGCAAGGCAATATACGCCAATCTGCCGGTGTTGACCCTGATGAACTTGCCGAACATATCGAAAGAAGTCGACCAAAGAATCAAGATGGAGCTGCTGGAGATGGCGATCAGACGGCAGGGAACATCCAGCCGATTTCTGAACGAGACGTCCCAGCGgtcaaagttgaaagaaCAGCTTCCGTAGATGGGTCTACCGTGCCCCTCAACTTCAATGGtaatgagaatgaagaCGATGGAGGCAATCTGACTCCTGGATCTGTGACATATTCTGAAactgaagaattagataatgACACGGATTCGCCTCCCGAGGATGATCGAGAAAGAATCATAAATATCAAGACCTGTCCACTTTGTCATCGACCTCGATTAGGCAAAAAATCGGAACAAGATATAGTTACTCATCTAGCGGTCTGCGCATCAGCAGATTGGTCAAGAGTCGACAGGATAGTTACTGCAAATTATGTTACTTCTTCACAAGCTCAAAGGAAATTTTTGTCGAAGATTGTTAACAAAGTTGCGATTGGTTCTTATGCCTTGGGAGCCAACTCGGCGAATATCCTCGTACAAGACAGAAGGACTGGTCAActtcaagaagagaaaatggCG GTATATGTGCGGTTGGGTATTAGGGTCTTGTATAAAGGTGCGAAAGGTCAGATGCACAGTGCGCGAG CACGTAAACTGCTCAAATCGTTATCAGTAAAACAAGGATTGAAATATGACTCACCGTCATCAGCTGTAGATATCCCGGGATTTATAGCTTTCCATAATTTAGACATTGAAGAAATCTTAGATCCCCTAGACTCCTTCAAGAATTTCAACGAATTTTTCTATAGAAAGCTGAAACCTGGAGCAAGACCAGTTGAAGAACCTTCAAACGAAGGAAGATTAGTCAGCTGTGCAGATTGTAGAATGATGGCTTTCGAAACTGTCAATGAAGCTACGTCAATCTGGATCAAAGGACGAGAATTCACCGTAGACAGATTATTGGGTCCTAATTATAAAGATGTCGCTTCCAGGTatgaaggtggtggattAGCTATTTTCAGATTAGCTCCTCAAGATTATCATCGATTCCATTCACCtgtaaaaggtaaaattggtaagatgactttgattgatggtgaATATTATACGGTGAATCCTCAAGCGATTAGAACTTCTCTCGATGTATATGGTGAGAATATCAGAAAGGTAGTTCCGATACAAAGTGAGGAATTTGGATTGGTCATGACTGTGTGGATAGGAGCCATGA TGGTCGGAAGTATACTTACAACAGTCAAGGAGGGGCAGGAAGTCGATCGAGCAGAAGAATTGGGTTATTTCGCATTTG GTGGATCAACAATAGTTTGTCTTTTCGAAAAAGGAAGTatgaaatttgataaagatttattacAAAATGGTAGAGCAAGTATTGAAACTCTTGTTAGAATGGGTTCAGGTATTGGTAGAAGCGCTAAGAAAATTCATAATGGATCCGTAAGCGGAGTACCAAGTGGTGATGTTAGTGGGATTGCGACTCCTGCTGAAAAGGCTTAA
- a CDS encoding peptidyl-prolyl cis-trans isomerase H — protein MASSLDPPAGVTRPVVFFDVSIGDTPAGRIKIELFSDITPKTAENFRQLCTGEHRVNSIPQGYKKATFHSIPSFMIQGGDFIRNDGTGSFSIYGAQFEDENFKVKHTGPGLLSMANSGPGTNGCQFFITCAPAEFLDGKHCVFGRVIDGLLTVRKIENVPTGANNRPKLVVRITECGEM, from the exons ATGGCATCTTCTCTTGATCCTCCAGCTGGAGTTACTCGACCTGTGGTTTTCTTCGATGTTAGTATAGGTGATACACCCGCAGGAAGGATAAAGATAG AATTATTCAGCGATATAACCCCAAA GACAGCAGAGAATTTTAGACAATTATGTACGGGTGAACATAG GGTTAATTCGATACCTCAAGGATATAAAAAAGCTACTTTCCatag CATTCCATCATTCATGATTCAAGGAGGCGATTTTATACGTAATGATGGTACAggatctttttcaatttatgGAGCacaatttgaagatgagaatttTAAAGTGAAACATACTGGACCAGGTTTATTAAGTATG gCAAACTCCGGTCCAGGTACTAATGGATGTCAA TTCTTCATTACTTGCGCACCGGCGGAATTCTTAGATGGTAAACATTGTGTATTTGGAAGAGTCATAGACGGTTTATTAACAGTtagaaagattgaaaatgttCCTACAGGGGCGAATAATCG ACCCAAGTTGGTAGTAAGGATAACAGAATGTGGTGAGATGTAA
- a CDS encoding deoxyhypusine synthase: MSTDNAHASVLMPSEALPENAVHVKGPDLSKPIDLQDLLRSYETIGFQATGLARAIQVVEEMRKQRSNPDEPLTLFLGYTSNLISSGLREILRFLAQHKLIDCLVTTAGGVEEDFIKCLGSTVLGDFHLDGAGLRKKGLNRIGNLLVPNSNYCAFEDWVVPILDTLVKEQEEEGTKWSPSSVIRRLGKEIDNEESVYYWCYKNDIPVFCPALTDGSLGDMIYFHTYKSSPLQLNIDIVADIRRLNDMSVKSKKAGMIILGGGVCKHQIANAMLFRNGADYAVYINTGQEYDGSDSGARPDEAVSWGKIRAGAESVKVYADATLVFPLVVAATFGKAHWEAEAEAKAQKEASA; the protein is encoded by the exons ATGTCAACGGATAATGCTCATGCCAGTGTACTTATGCCTTCAGAAGCATTACCTGAAAATGCAGTTCATGTTAAAGGACCAGATCTTTCGAAACCTATCGATCTTCAGGATTTATTAAGGAGTTATGAAACTATAGGATTTCAAGCTACCGGTTTAGCAAGAGCTATTCAAGTCGTGGAAGAGATG CGAAAACAACGCTCGAATCCTGATGAACCTTTAACATTATTCTTAGGATATACATCAAACTTAATCTCATCAGGTCTTAGAGAGATATTAAGATTTTTAGCTCAACATAAATTGATAGATTGTTTAGTTACTACTGCTGGAGGTGTAGAAGAggattttattaaatgtTTAGGATCAACTGTTTTAGGTGATTTCCATCTAGATGGTGCGGGTTTGAGGAAAAAGGG ATTAAATCGAATAGGAAATTTATTGGTACCAAACTCAAATTATTGTGCATTTGAAGATTGGGTCGTACCGATACTGGATACCTTGgtaaaagaacaagaagaagaaggtacgAAATGGAGTCCGAGTAGTGTGATTAGAAGGCTGGGTAAAGAGATCGATAATGAGGAAAGTGTATATTACTGGTGTTACAAA AACGATATTCCTGTATTTTGTCCAGCTCTTACAGATGGGTCATTAGGCGATATGATATATTTCCACACATATAAATCATCACCTTTACAACTTAATATCGATATTGTAGCTGATATAAGGCGACTTAACGATATGAGCGttaaatcaaagaaagcAGGTATGATCATTTTAGGAGGTGGTGTATGTAAACATCAAATTGCAAATGCTATGCTATTT AGAAACGGGGCGGACTATGCTGTTTACATAAATACTGGACAAGAG TATGATGGTTCTGATTCTGGTGCTAGACCTGACGAAGCTGTTTCATGGGGTAAAATTCGAGCCGGTGCGGAGAGTGTTAAG GTATATGCGGACGCTACTTTAGTATTCCCATTGGTAGTTGCAGCTACATTCGGTAAAGCACATTGGGAAGCGGAGGCAGAAGCGAAAGCTCAAAAGGAGGCTTCAGCTTGA